The following are encoded in a window of Diorhabda sublineata isolate icDioSubl1.1 chromosome 3, icDioSubl1.1, whole genome shotgun sequence genomic DNA:
- the LOC130441095 gene encoding vacuolar protein sorting-associated protein 26C isoform X1 — protein sequence MSINIEIYLKRADKIYTEGENLTGVISLSTNSDFKHEGISLTMEGSVNLQISSKNVGILEAFYNSVKPIQLLGIACEVCGPGKLPSGVTEIPFEIPLKPKPNRILYETYHGVYVNIGYTIKCDIKRSFLSKDLQKTQQFLVQYKPGYNACPQLPLKDKKTPLNFELSPATLTSGRSGAPNFLLRGHVESVCCNIAKPLRGKIILVKCAVPVKSIELQLVRVETCGCAEGYAKEATEIQNIQIGDGDVPHNIPIPIYMVFPRLFTCPTLITTNFKLGIFYLKNIIHTYFKNHELVFVTLCFVYYQYLI from the exons atgtcaataaatatagaaatatatctGAAAAGGGCCGATAAAATATATACCGAGGGa gaAAACTTAACGGGTGTGATATCTTTGTCAACAAATTCGGACTTCAAACATGAAGGAATATCTTTAACTATGGAAGGATCagtaaatttacaaattagTTCTAAAAACGTAGGGATACTAGAAGCTTTTTATAATTCTGTAAAG cCTATTCAATTACTAGGGATAGCATGTGAAGTATGTGGTCCAGGCAAACTACCTTCTGGGGTTACAGAAATACCTTTTGAAATTCCTTTAAAGCCCAAACCCAACAGAATTCTATATGAAACATATCATGGTGTTTATGTAAATATCGGTTATACCATCAAGTGTGATATTAAaagatcatttttatcaaaagatttACAAAAGACTCAACAGTTTTTAGTACAGTACAAACCTGGATACAATGCTTGTCCTCAATTACCTCTCAAAGATAAAAAGACTCCTTTGAATTTTGAGTTGAGTCCTGCAACTTTAACTAGTGGAAGATCAG GGGccccaaattttttattaagaggACATGTTGAGTCTGTTTGCTGTAATATTGCCAAACCTTTGAGGGGAAAAATAATTCTAGTTAAATGTGCTGTCCCAGTAAAATCAATAGAATTACAATTAGTAAGAGTAGAAACTTGTGGGTGTGCAGAAGGATATGCAAAAGAAG ctaccgagattcaaaatatacaaataggAGATGGAGATGTTCCCCACAACATTCCTATACCAATTTATATGGTTTTTCCAAGACTGTTCACATGCCCGACTCTAATAACTacaaacttcaaattaggtatattttatttgaaaaatattatacacacatattttaaaaaccatGAGTTAGTGTTTGTGACATtatgttttgtttattatcaatatcTCATTTAA
- the LOC130441095 gene encoding vacuolar protein sorting-associated protein 26C isoform X2, with protein MSINIEIYLKRADKIYTEGENLTGVISLSTNSDFKHEGISLTMEGSVNLQISSKNVGILEAFYNSVKPIQLLGIACEVCGPGKLPSGVTEIPFEIPLKPKPNRILYETYHGVYVNIGYTIKCDIKRSFLSKDLQKTQQFLVQYKPGYNACPQLPLKDKKTPLNFELSPATLTSGRSGAPNFLLRGHVESVCCNIAKPLRGKIILVKCAVPVKSIELQLVRVETCGCAEGYAKEATEIQNIQIGDGDVPHNIPIPIYMVFPRLFTCPTLITTNFKLEFEINLVIVFHDDHLITNNFPIILVRE; from the exons atgtcaataaatatagaaatatatctGAAAAGGGCCGATAAAATATATACCGAGGGa gaAAACTTAACGGGTGTGATATCTTTGTCAACAAATTCGGACTTCAAACATGAAGGAATATCTTTAACTATGGAAGGATCagtaaatttacaaattagTTCTAAAAACGTAGGGATACTAGAAGCTTTTTATAATTCTGTAAAG cCTATTCAATTACTAGGGATAGCATGTGAAGTATGTGGTCCAGGCAAACTACCTTCTGGGGTTACAGAAATACCTTTTGAAATTCCTTTAAAGCCCAAACCCAACAGAATTCTATATGAAACATATCATGGTGTTTATGTAAATATCGGTTATACCATCAAGTGTGATATTAAaagatcatttttatcaaaagatttACAAAAGACTCAACAGTTTTTAGTACAGTACAAACCTGGATACAATGCTTGTCCTCAATTACCTCTCAAAGATAAAAAGACTCCTTTGAATTTTGAGTTGAGTCCTGCAACTTTAACTAGTGGAAGATCAG GGGccccaaattttttattaagaggACATGTTGAGTCTGTTTGCTGTAATATTGCCAAACCTTTGAGGGGAAAAATAATTCTAGTTAAATGTGCTGTCCCAGTAAAATCAATAGAATTACAATTAGTAAGAGTAGAAACTTGTGGGTGTGCAGAAGGATATGCAAAAGAAG ctaccgagattcaaaatatacaaataggAGATGGAGATGTTCCCCACAACATTCCTATACCAATTTATATGGTTTTTCCAAGACTGTTCACATGCCCGACTCTAATAACTacaaacttcaaattag aatttgaaattaatttagtCATAGTTTTCCATGATGATCATctgataacaaataattttcctatAATTCTGGTAAGGGAATAA
- the LOC130441096 gene encoding ragulator complex protein LAMTOR3-A gives MADEARKFLQDMLNRVNGLHCILISDRDGVPMLKVSNDKIPEQITKPNFVSTFGLAIDQGSKLGLGKTETLICTYSQYQVVQMNKLPLIVSFIASDSCNTGHILALEKQIDIIVADLALAVTES, from the coding sequence atggcTGATGAAGCAAGAAAATTTCTCCAAGATATGCTGAATAGAGTAAATGGGCTACATTGTATACTTATTTCTGACAGAGATGGCGTACCAATGTTGAAAGTTTCCAATGATAAAATTCCAGAACAAATAACAAAACCGAATTTTGTTTCCACTTTTGGTTTGGCGATAGACCAAGGAAGTAAATTAGGTTTAGGAAAGACTGAAACTTTAATCTGCACTTATTCCCAATACCAGGTTGTACAGATGAACAAATTACCTTTAATAGTCTCTTTTATAGCCAGTGATAGTTGTAATACAGGTCATATCTTGgcattagaaaaacaaatagataTAATTGTTGCCGATTTAGCTTTAGCTGTTACAGAATCATAG